The proteins below come from a single Pseudomonadota bacterium genomic window:
- a CDS encoding HAD family hydrolase produces the protein MISVSIPGWGDLDIEYLVVDYNGTCAFDGKLKEGVKELMEKVARYIKVFIITSDTYENIDTEGNTIGFSIIKVGKEGSGKEKARIIRELGPEKIIAIGNGANDAMMLKEAALGIGVIGEEGSANSLIKEADLVVNSIADAFNVVLHPERLVATLRD, from the coding sequence ATGATTAGTGTTTCCATTCCTGGATGGGGTGACCTCGATATAGAGTATCTTGTGGTTGATTATAATGGAACATGCGCATTTGACGGAAAACTAAAAGAAGGTGTCAAAGAACTGATGGAAAAGGTTGCAAGGTACATCAAGGTATTTATAATAACATCGGATACCTATGAAAACATTGATACTGAAGGGAATACAATAGGCTTTAGCATTATTAAGGTTGGAAAGGAAGGAAGTGGCAAGGAAAAGGCAAGGATAATAAGGGAGCTTGGACCTGAAAAGATAATTGCCATAGGGAATGGTGCCAACGATGCCATGATGTTAAAAGAGGCAGCCCTCGGTATTGGTGTCATCGGTGAAGAAGGCAGCGCAAATTCCCTGATCAAAGAGGCAGACCTTGTTGTAAACAGTATTGCAGATGCCTTTAATGTTGTTCTCCATCCAGAGAGATTGGTGGCTACCCTGAGGGATTGA
- the pssA gene encoding CDP-diacylglycerol--serine O-phosphatidyltransferase, which translates to MKKRKRRGIYLLPNILTSMSLFSGFYSIVATIDKKFVYASIAIFISCVFDMLDGKVARMTRSSSKFGVEYDSLSDLIAFGIAPGLLAYMWALKGYGRFGWLAAFLYVACGALRLARFNVQVDTIQKKQFLGLPIPAAGAVIAGSVLFYSWFGYHGELKTILMPILIYILAFLMVSDVRYLSSKEMGFFKRRPFRTTVAAITTLVIIFIEPEIMLFILSFAYLLSGPVYTLLRGKKIILEDTARSKEASEEQDDHL; encoded by the coding sequence CTTCAATGAGCCTGTTCTCAGGTTTTTACTCTATTGTTGCGACTATTGATAAAAAGTTTGTTTACGCCAGTATTGCGATATTCATCTCCTGTGTCTTTGACATGCTGGATGGTAAAGTGGCACGGATGACGCGTTCAAGTAGTAAGTTCGGTGTCGAATACGACTCCTTATCCGATTTAATAGCCTTTGGTATAGCCCCGGGACTGCTCGCCTATATGTGGGCACTAAAGGGCTATGGAAGATTCGGCTGGCTTGCCGCATTCCTCTATGTGGCGTGCGGGGCATTAAGGCTCGCCCGGTTCAATGTCCAGGTAGACACCATCCAGAAAAAGCAGTTTCTTGGTCTCCCGATACCGGCAGCTGGGGCGGTAATTGCAGGGAGCGTGCTTTTCTATTCATGGTTCGGCTATCACGGGGAACTAAAAACAATACTTATGCCGATCCTGATTTACATCCTTGCCTTTCTCATGGTAAGCGATGTTCGTTATTTAAGCTCGAAAGAGATGGGATTTTTCAAGAGAAGACCATTCCGTACAACAGTAGCAGCTATTACAACCCTTGTAATAATATTTATAGAACCAGAAATTATGCTATTCATATTATCCTTTGCTTACCTCTTATCGGGACCTGTATACACACTTTTAAGGGGTAAGAAGATTATCCTTGAGGATACTGCCCGTTCGAAAGAAGCTTCAGAAGAGCAAGATGATCATCTATAA
- a CDS encoding HAD-IA family hydrolase: MKNSLKGSRGQGFKDSSGKTLDPSTVSAELVAGPRPLDPFIKPKWQISCVIYDCDGVLFDSLEANGRLYNLIATSMGRPPLTENELKYCHTHTVYESIHHMFRDDEASEKRAIEFLKEQVDFKEFIVYLKMEPNILETLAQLEKRGIARAISTNRTTSMEHIMERFDLWPFFDMVVTALDVKNPKPDPESVEKILAALSIDREQTLYVGDSEVDRDTALSSGVRFIAYKNQELQADGFIDDHLALLKLLSNGQYPQG, from the coding sequence ATGAAAAATTCTCTAAAGGGGTCAAGGGGTCAAGGATTCAAGGATTCAAGTGGTAAAACACTCGACCCCTCGACCGTCTCGGCTGAGCTCGTCGCAGGCCCTCGACCCCTCGACCCCTTCATTAAACCTAAGTGGCAGATTAGTTGCGTGATATACGATTGTGATGGTGTGCTCTTTGACTCTCTCGAAGCCAATGGGAGATTGTACAACCTCATCGCAACATCAATGGGAAGGCCACCTCTCACGGAAAATGAATTAAAATACTGCCACACCCATACAGTCTATGAGTCAATCCACCATATGTTTAGGGATGATGAGGCATCAGAGAAGAGGGCAATAGAGTTTTTGAAAGAACAGGTAGACTTCAAAGAATTTATTGTCTATTTGAAGATGGAACCAAATATCCTTGAAACCCTGGCCCAGCTCGAGAAAAGAGGGATCGCACGGGCGATAAGCACAAACAGGACTACCTCGATGGAACACATAATGGAAAGGTTTGACCTCTGGCCCTTTTTTGATATGGTAGTGACTGCCCTTGATGTGAAAAACCCCAAGCCAGATCCCGAATCTGTGGAGAAGATTTTAGCTGCATTGAGCATTGATAGAGAGCAAACCCTTTATGTGGGAGATTCGGAAGTAGATAGAGATACTGCTCTTTCCTCGGGCGTCAGGTTTATCGCATATAAGAATCAAGAATTACAGGCAGATGGTTTTATAGATGATCATCTTGCTCTTCTGAAGCTTCTTTCGAACGGGCAGTATCCTCAAGGATAA